The nucleotide sequence GCCCGACAGGTCCGCACCCCAGCTGGGCATGGGCTTGCGGTTGAAGATGTCGAGGGCCTTGAGGCGCTTCTCGAGCATCCAGCTGGTCTCGCTCTTCTTCTCCGAGATGTCGCGCACGACGGCCTCGGACAGGCCGCGCTTGGCGACGGAGCCCGCTTCGTCGGAGTCCGCCCAGCCGAACGCGTAGTGGCCCAGGGAGGCGATCGTCTCGTCCTGGGTCATGGTCGGCGCGGCGACGGGCGTGGCGGCCGTCGGGTCGACCTCGTTCTGGGTGACTGTCATGCGTGCTCCTTTCGGAGAGCGGTGCGGTTCGGCGCGGGCTGCGCGCCGGTTGGTACGTGGGTGGTGCACACCGGGTCGCCGTTGGCGATGGTGGCCAGGCGCTGCACGTGGGTGCCGAGCAGGTCCGCGAACACGGAACGCTCGGCCTCGCACAGCTCTGGGAACTCTGCAGCGACCTCTGCCACCGGGCAGTGGTGCTGGCACAGCTGGACGCCGTTGCCGACCTCGCGGGTCGATGCGGCGTAGCCCGCGTCAGTCAGTGCCTGGGCCAGGCTATCGGCCGTGGCTGCGGCACTCTGGTTCGGCTGGACCCGACTGGTGATGGCGGCGACGCGGCGGCGGGCGAACTCCCGGACCGCTGAGTCTCCCCCGAGCTCGCGCAGCTGGCGCAGCGCGGACGCCGCCAGCTCCGACAAGCCCTCCGAGCGGCCGAAGCGCGCCCGGCCGGTCGCGGTGAGCAGGTACTGCCGGGCGGGCCTGCCCCGACCCCGGCGCACCAGGGCGGGTGCACTGATGCTGGTGGCCTCGTCGCTGGCCACCAGCGCGTCCAGGTGTCGCCGGATCCCCGCGGGGCTAACCCCGAGGGTCTGCGCCACGTCGGACGCCGTGACCGGACCCTTCTCCAGCAGCTCGCGGGCCACGCACTCCCGGGTCTGCTGCTCCTGGGCACGGTGGGGCACACCCAGGGACTTGGCCTGCTCGGTCCGTCCAGGCAGCGCCGCGGCGGCCCGCGGACGGGTCACCGGACTCTCCTGCGCAGATAGGACCTTTTTCACAACACTAGTGTGACGCAATTGCCGTGGCGCTGTCCACTCGTGGGCCGTGGCGGTGTGCCGTGTCACCACGCGTGACCCGACTAGGGTGTCGCTGTGACACCGGCGGGACGAACACGGCGTGGTGACGGTCCCAGGGTGGCGTCGTCCGCCTCCGCAGCGGCACCGCCCGCGGAGGCGGGACGTCCACCGGAGCACCGGCGCTCGGTGCTGAGCACCGGCATCGCCCGCCTGCACGACGTGGAGCCACCGGCCGCCGCGCTCTCCCGGGCCGAGCTGGCCCAGCTGCGCGCCGCCCGCCGCCTCGGCGCCACCGGCACCGTCCTGATGGCCCTGGGCTCGCTGGGCGCCGGCGCCAACCCGGTGCTGCAGAACCCGCTGCAGGGGGTGCGGCTGCTGGGCCTGCCCGCCCGGATGCCCGCCACCGCGCTGGCCATCACCATCACCGGGATGATCCTGGTGGTGCTGGCGTGGCTGGTGATCGGTCGCTTCGCCAGGGGCGGCGCCCCGCGCCGGATGTCCCGCTCCCAGCTCGACCGCACCCTGCTGCTGTGGGCGCTGCCGCTCACCGTGGCGCCGCCGATGTTCAGCAAGGACGTCTACTCCTACCTGGCGCAGAGCGAGATCGCCGCCCGCGGGCTGGACCCGTACGTGCTCGGGCCGGCGCAGGCACTGGGGGTGAGCAACGTCCTCACCCGCACGGTCCCCACCATCTGGCGGGACACCCCCGCCCCCTACGGGCCGTTCTTCCTGTGGATCGGGCGCGGCATCTCCTCGATCTCCCGGGACTCCATCCTCACCGGCATCTTCCTGCACCGGTTGCTGGCCCTGGTCGGGGTCGCGCTGATCGTGTGGGCCCTGCCCCGGCTGGCCCGGCGCTGCGGGGTGGCCCCGGTGTCCGCGCTGTGGCTGGGTGCGCTCAACCCGCTGGTGCTGTTCCACCTGGTCTCCGGCATCCACAACGAGGCGCTGATGATCGGCCTGATGCTGGCCGGGGTCGAGCTGGCGCTGCGCGGGGTGGAGACCGCCGGGCCGCTGCGCGGGCGGGCCCTGCTGCTCCTCCTCGCCGGCTCCGCCCTGGTGGTGCTCTCCGCCGCGGTCAAGGTGCCCTCGTTGCTGGCGCTGGGCTTTGTGGGGATGGCGCTGGCCCGGCGGTGGGGGGCGAGCCTGCGTGCGGTGGTGGCGGCCGGGGCCCTGCTGCTCGGGGTGACGGCGGCGGTGTTCCTGCTCATCGGCGGGCTCAGCGGGCTGGGCTTCGGCTGGACCAAGACGCTGGGCACCGCCAACGCCGTGCGCTCCTGGATGTCGATGTCCACGCTGTCGGGCATGCTCACCGGCCTGGTCGGCAAGCTGCTGGGCCTGGGCGACCACACGTCAGCGATCCTCACCTACACCCGGCTCATCGGCTCGGCGCTGGCGACCTACGTGGGGGCCCGGATGCTCTTCGCGGTGCTGCGCGGGCGCCTGCACGCCGTGGGCGGGCTGGGCATCACCCTGGGAGCAGTGGTGCTGCTGTTCCCGGTGGTGCACCCCTGGTACCTGCTCTGGGCGGCGATCCCGCTCGCGGCGTGGGCGTCGGCGCCGGCCTACCGCCGGGTGGCGGTGGCGGTGTCCGCGGCCGTGGCGGTGCTGCTGATGCCCAACGGCGCGGAGTATCCGCCGTTCGTCATCGTGGAGGCCGCGGCGGCTGCCGTGGTCGTCGCCCTGGTCGCGATGTTCCTCACCCGCAAGGTGCTGCCGTGGCGGGAGTTCCTTCGGCCTGCCGCTCTGCCCGGTCGACCGGCCGCATACGCTGGCACCCCGTGACCTCTGCTTCCTCCGCGCCACCCGCTGCCGCCGTGCAGCTGCGCGACGTGGTCAAGTCCTTCGGTCCCACCACCGCGGTAGCCGGGCTCAGCCTCGAGGTGCAGCCCGCCCAGGTGCTGGCGCTGCTCGGCCCCAACGGCGCCGGCAAGACCACCACCGTCGAGATGTGCGAGGGCTTCTCCGCCCCCGACTCCGGCACCGTGCGCGTGCTCGGCCTCGACCCGGTGGGCCAGAGCGACGAGCTGCGTCCGCGGATCGGGGTGATGCTGCAGGGCGGTGGCGCCTACCCGGGTGCGAAGGCCGGGGAGATGCTCCGCCTCATCGCGGCCTACTCCGACCGCCCGCACGACCCGGACTGGCTGCTGCGCACGCTCGGGCTCACCGACGCGGTGCGCACGCCCTACCGGCGGCTCTCCGGCGGGCAGCAGCAGCGCCTGGCGCTGGCCTGCGCGCTGGTCAACCGCCCGGAGCTGGTGTTCCTGGACGAGCCGACTGCCGGTCTGGACGCCCAGGCCCGGCTGCTGGTCTGGGACCTGGTGGACGGGCTGCGCCGCGACGGGGTGAGCGTGGTGCTCACCACCCACCTCATCGACGAGGCCGAGGAGCTGGCCGACCACGTGGCGATCGTGGACGCCGGACGGATGGTCGCCGAGGGCACGCCCGCCGAGCTGACCACCGTCGGGGCCGAGCAGCAGCTGCGCTTCTCCGCGCCCAGCCGCCTGGACGTCGAGCTGTTGGCGCTGGCGCTGCCGGAGGGCTACATCACCTCGGAGCCACAGCCGGGGCGCTACCTGGTGGAGGGCGAGATCACCCCGCAGGTGCTGGCCACGGTCACCTCCTGGTGCGCGCGGATGGACGTGCTCGCCACCGACCTGCAGGTGGCACGACGCAGCCTGGAGGACGTGTTCCTCGAGCTGACCGGACGGGAGCTCAGACGATGACAGCGCAAGCCGATGCCCGCGGGCAGGCCGAGCCGCGCTTCCCCGCCGGGACCTTCGCACCGGACCCGCGCCCGGCCACCCCGGGGCGGATGCTGCTGGCCCAGGGCCGGCTGGAGCTGCTGCTGCTGCTGCGCAACGGCGAGCAGCTCCTGCTCACGATGCTCATCCCGATCACGCTGCTGGTGGGTCTGAGCCTGCTGCCGATCGTGGACCTGCCCGAGCCCCGGGTGGACTCGGTGGTGCCGGGTGTGATGGCTCTCGCCGTGATGTCCACCGCGTTCACCGGGCAGGCCATCGCGGTCGGCTTCGACCGCCGCTACGGCGCCCTCAAGCGGCTGGGCGCCACCCCGCTGCCGCGCTGGGGGATCCTCGGCGGCAAGGTGGCCGCGGTGCTCGTGGTGGTGGCGCTGCAGGCGCTGCTCCTCGGGGTGATCGGCCTGGCCATCGGCTGGCGGCCCAGCGTCGCTGGACTTGCCCTCGGCGTGATCGCCCTGGCAGTGGGGACTTTCGCCTTCGGCGCGCTGGGCCTGCTGATCGGCGGCTGGCTCAAGGCCGAGATCGTGCTGGCGCTGGCCAACATCATCTGGTTCGTGCTGCTGGGCCTCGGCGGCATCGTGGTTCCGTTGGACCGGCTGCCCGACGCCCTCGCCGAGATCGCCCGGCTGCTGCCCTCCGGGGCGCTCACCGAGGTGCTGCGCGAGGCGACCATGCACACGTCGGTGAACCTGACCGGGCTGCTGGCGCTGCTCGTGTGGGGTGTGGTGGGAGCGCTCGCCGCGACCCGCACCTTCCGCTTCACCTGACTCCCCCTACCATCGTTCACGTGCACCTCCCCGGCCTCTCGGCACTCCCCCAGCTGTCCGTTCCCGCCCAGCGCAGGTTCACCTTCGTGGCCGCGCTGACCCAGGCCGGGATCGCGGTCACCGGGGCGGTCGTGCGGGTCACCGGGTCGGGCCTGGGCTGCCCCACCTGGCCGCAGTGCTTCCCCGGCAGCATGGTGCCGACCGGCGCCCACGACGTCCCCGCCTACGAGCAGGCCATCGAGTTCGGCAACCGCCTGCTCACCTACGTGGTGACCGCGGCGGCGGTGGCGGTGCTGCTGGTGGTGCTGCGCGCAGGACGGCGCACGTCGCTCAAGCGCTACGCGTGGTCGCTGCCCCTGGGCACCGTGGTGCAGGCCGTGCTCGGCGGCATCACCGTGCTCACCGGGCTGGAGTGGTGGACCGTCGCCCTGCACCTGCTGGTCTCCACCGTGCTGGTCTGGCTGGCGGTGCAGCTGCACGTCGGGGTGGGCCAGCCGGACACCGGGCAGCCGCACCTGACGGTGCCGCCGCCGCTGCGGACGCTGCTCGCCGTGGCCACCGCCGTGCTCGCCGCCCTGATGGTCGCCGGGACCATGGTCACCGGCGCAGGACCGCACGCCGGCAACTCCGAGACCCCCCGCCTGGACCTCGACATCCCGGCACTGGCCCAGCTGCACGCCGAGCTGCTGGTCGGCTACCTGGGCCTGCTCGTCGGTGCCTACTTCGCCTTCAAGGCGGTGGCCGCACCCCGCGCTGTCCTGCGGCAGTGGTGGATCCTCGCCGCGGTGGTGCTCGCTCAGGGCGGGATCGGGGTGGTGCAGTACTTCACCGGCGTCCCCGAGGCGCTGGTGGCCGCCCACGTCGCTGGTGCGTGTGCCACCACCTGGGCCATGGCCGCGCTCTGGGCCAGGACCCGCGTGCGGACGCCGCTCACCGAGGACCTGGCCGACCGCTCGCCCCAGCTGAGCCCGGCCGCTGCCCACTAGGCCGCAGCGGCGGCCGGGGCGGCCTGCTCGCTAGCAGCCACCGCCACCCCCGTCGCCACCGCCACCGCCGTCACCGCCTCCGCCGTCGAAGGAGGAACCGCCGTGGGAGAAGGAACCGCCACCGTCGAAGCCGGACGTGGGGGACTCGCTGGTGGTCCGGCCCTGCGGGCCCGGGCGGTGCCGTCGCGCGACCAGGGTGGCGATGGCAACCACGACGAGCATGAGGCCCATGAAGACGAACGGGTTGTTCAGCGGCAGGTGGATCGCCCTGCGCACACCGTCGGGGACGAAGGCGAAGCGCACGTGCTCGTCGATCACCACGAGCGCAGGGATGCTCAGCAGCACGGCCAGCTGCAGGCCGGGGCCGGGACGACGACGACGCGCAGGCACGGGGGGCACAGCAGGACCCTAGTGCGGAGAAGGTGCGCGCGTGCGCCGTTCACGCACGCGCGCCGGGTGGGCTAGGCCAGGCGGGCCGAGCGCCGCACCCAGTCCGCCGGATCCCGGTCGACCACGCAGTACTCCCGACCGGCCGGGTCGCGCAGCACCGTCCAGTCCTCGGTGCGCCGCACCACCTCGGCGCCCAGACCCTCGTGCCTGCGCACCTCGGCGTCCCGGTCGGCCGCAGCGACGTCCAGGTGCGCCCGGGTGGGACCGCTCTCCTCGTCCAGCCGCTGCAGGAGCAGGTGCATCGGCAGCTCGTCGGGCGAGACGAGCCGCTCGAACACCATCGAGGTGATCCTCGGTTGCACCGGCCAGCCGGTCAGCTCGCGCCAGAACGCCGCCTCGGCGTCGTAGCGGTCCCGGGCGACGTCGATGCAGATCTGGTCGACCGCGGACGCGCCCTCCGGCCAGGGTGCCGGTGCCGCGCGGCGCGACTCCCCGGCGTGCGCCACCAAGCAGAACGGCAGGCCGCCGGGCGAGGTGAGCACCACCAGCCCGTCCCTGGGTCGGCTGGTGACCGTCGCCCCCAGCGCGGTGGCCTCGGCCACCGCCTGGTCGAGGCCGGCGACGTAGAGGTCGAGGTGCACCCGGGGCGCGTCGTCGACCTCCTGCAGCCACAGGTGTGGATCTGCGTCCACCGGCTCCAGCGGCACCAGCTCGCCGTGCTCTCCCCGGGGCGTGGCGGACACCGCGTGCCCGCTCACCGAGCTCCAGAACCGCGCGAGCTGCTCGCCCTGGGACGCTGGGGTGTCCAGGAAGGCGTTGATCCACCGCACCGGCACGTTCATCGCGTCGAGGCGGAGCTACTTGTCGCGAGCCAGGTACCCGGCCATCCTCTTGGCCAGGCCCTTGGGGGTCTTCACCGCGCCGGCGAGCTCACGGTCCCACTCGGCCTGCGTGGCGGTGGAGCGGGCCACCAGCTGCTCGGCGGTCTCCATGTCCGGAACCACCACGTCGCCCAGCGTGCCGTCGGCACCGACCAGCGTCACCCGCACGGCGCTGCGGCCGACGTACTGCACCACCGCGGTGGCACCGTCGCCGTGCTCGGCGGCGAACTTGTCCACCGTGCTCACCGCGCCCTTGGGGGCGTCGGGGTCGACTGGTTTCAGCTCGTTCGGCTCGCTGTCGCTCATGCGAGCACCTTAACGGGTCAGCCGGGGAGCCCATCGGGTAGGACTTACCCCGTGCGCGCCATCCAGATCACCGCCACCGGCGGACCCGAGGTCCTCGTCCCCACCACCGTCGCCGAGCCCGTGCCGGGGCCGGGCGAGCTGCTGGTCAGCGTGGCCGCGGCGGGGGTCAACTACATCGACACCTACTACCGGACCGGCCAGTATCCGGTGGAGCTGCCGTCCGTGCCCGGCCTGGAGGGCGCCGGCGTGGTGCAGGCCCTCGGCGCGGACGTCACCGACTTCGCGGTGGGTGACCGGGTGGCCTGGTGCTCCGCACCGGGCAGCTACGCCGAGCAGGTGGTGGTGCCCGCCAGCGCCGCCGTGGCGGTACCGGCCGGCGTGCCGGACGACCAGGCGGCCTCGGCGCTGCTGCAGGGCATGACGGCGCACTACCTGCTCACCTCCACCTACCCGGCCCAGCCCGGCGACACGGTCCTGCTGCACGCCGGCGCGGGCGGGGTGGGGCTGATGCTGACCCAGCTGGCGGTGGCCGCGGGCGTCACCGTCATCACCACGGTGTCCACCGACGCCAAGGCCGAGCTCTCCCGCACGGCCGGCGCCGCGCACGTGCTGCGCTACGGCGACGACCTGGCTGCGCAGGTGCGCGAGCTGACGGCGGGCGAGGGGGTGGCGGCGGTCTACGACGGCGTGGGCGCGGCCACCTTCGACGCCAGCCTGGCCGCGCTGCGGGTGCGCGGGACCTTGGCGCTGTTCGGGGCTGCCAGCGGGCCGGTGCCACCGGTGGACCCCCAGCGGCTCAACGCGGCGGGGTCGCTCTACCTCACCCGCCCCACGCTGGCGCACTACACGCGCAACCGCCCGGAGCTCACCTGGCGGGCCGACGCCGTGTTCGGGGCCGTCGTTGACGGCAGCCTGCGGGTGCGCGTGGGAGCCACCTACCCGCTGTCCGAGGCCGCCCAGGCGCACCGCGACCTGCAGGCGCGGTCCACCACGGGTTCGCTCGTCCTGCTGCCGGAGCCGAGCGGGAGGAACAGCTAGAGCAGGGTGGGCAGGTTCAGCACGGAGTCGACCGCGATGCCGATGAACAGCAGCGACAGGTACGTGTTGGACAGGTGGAAGAGCTTCATCGGGTTGGTCTGCCGACCGGCCTTGGTGGCCGCGTACAACCGGTGGGCCATCACCAGGAACCAGGCGCCGGTGAGCACGGCCACGGCGGCGTAGAGCCATCCGGTGGCCGGCAGCAGCAACAGGCTGACCGCCACCATCACCCAGCTGAAGAGCACGATCTTGCGCGTGACCTCCTGCGCGGTGGCCACCACCGGCAGCATCGGCACGCCGGCCGCGCGGTAGTCCTCCTTGTAGCGCATCGCCAGCGCCCAGGTGTGCGGCGGCGTCCAGAAGAAGATGATTCCGAACATGACCGCTGCCGGCCACTCCACCGTGCCGGTCACCGCGGCCCACCCGATGACCACCGGCATGCACCCGGCGGCGCCGCCCCACACCACGTTCTGGGTGGTGCGGCGCTTGAGCACCAGGGTGTAGACGAGGACGTAGAAGAGGATGGTCGCCACGGCGAGGACACCGGCGAACAAGTTGGTGGTGGCCCACAGCCAGAAGAAGGACAGCACGCCCAGCGCGAGCCCGAAGACCAGCGCGTGCCGGGTGGGCACGGTCTCCCGGGCGAGGGCGCGTCGAGCTGTGCGCTTCATCACCTTGTCGATGTCGGCGTCAGCCACGCAGTTGAGCGTGTTGGCGCTGGCCGCGGCGAGCATCCCACCGAACAGGGTGGTGAGCACCAGCAGCGGCAGGGGCAGCGGCAGCGGGTCGACACCGCGCTGCGCCAGCAGCATCGCCGGGATGGTGGTGACCAGCAGCAGCTCGATCACGCGGGGCTTGGTCAGCCCGACGTAGGCGCCCACCTTGGCGCGAAGGCGCTGACCAGCACCGTGACCCGGCCCCGGCGTCGCCTGCGCTCGGCTGGTCCGTTCCGCTGTCCGCACCGCTTCTCCTCAAATAAGATTCGGCCGTCAGTACAGAACTGTGACCCTCTACCGCGAGCAATGGTAGACGGCCTGCGGGCCACCACCCGCCCCGCACCGAGGAGTGTGGCGAGAACGTCAGCCCCGGGGTGACGGGGCATCGGCAGCCGGTGGCGCCCAAGATCATCGCCGACATCGTCATTGTGGTGCAGCCGCACTAGGCTTGGCCGCAGACAACGGGCAACCGGAGGCAGGACCCCGACGCCACCCTGTGCGCCGCACGGCGTTGACGTCGGGTCTCACCGCTGGTCCCACCCAGCAACAGTGTCAGGAGCCCCACGACGTGCCGGTGACCGCCGAGATCAGTGCCCTCACTCGACCCAACTACCCCGACGGCTGGTCGGAGCTGGACACCCGCGCCGTGGACACCGCGCGGGTGCTGGCCGCCGACGCCGTGCAGCACAAGGGCAACGGCCACCCCGGCACCGCGATGAGCCTGGCGCCGCTGGCCTACACCCTCTTCCAGCGGGTGATGCGCCACGACCCCACGGACGCCGACTGGATCGGTCGCGACCGCTTCGTGCTCTCCGCCGGGCACTCCAGCCTGACGCTGTACATCCAGCTGTACCTGGCCGGCTACGGGTTGGAGCTGCAGGACCTCAAGGAGCTGCGCACCTGGGGCTCGGCCACCCCCGGCCACCCCGAGCACCGGCACACCCCGGGCATCGAGATCACCACCGGCCCGCTGGGCCAGGGGCTGGCCTCGGCCGTGGGCATGGCGATGGCGGCCCGCCGCGAGCGCGGCCTGTTCGACCCGGAGCCGGAGCTGGGCCAGAGCCCGTTCGACCACCACGTGTACGTGATCGCCTCCGACGGTGACATCGAGGAGGGCATCACCTCCGAGGCGTCCTCGCTCGCCGGCACCCAGCAGCTCGGCAACCTCGTGGTGATCTACGACGACAACAAGATCTCCATCGAGGACAACACCGACATCGCGCTGAGCGAGGACACCGCCAAGCGCTACGAGGCCTACGGCTGGCACGTTCAGGTGGTGGAGGGCGGCGAGGACGTCGTGGCCATCGAGCGGGCGCTGCTTGCAGCCCGGGACGAGACGAGCCGTCCCTCGATCATCGTGCTGCGCACCATCATCGGCTACCCCGCCCCGAAGAAGATGAACACCGGTGCCGCGCACGGTGCCGCCCTCGGCGACGAGGAGGTCGCCGCCGTCAAGAAGGAGCTGGGCTTCGACCCGGAGAAGTCCTTCGAGGTGAGCGACGAGGTCATCAAGCACACCCGGCAGGCCAAGGACCGCGGCACCGCGGCGCACGAGGACTGGGAGCCCACCTTCCAGGCCTGGGCCGAGCGCGAGCCCGAGCGCAAGCAGCTGCTGGACCGGCTCCTGGGCCGCACGCTGCCCGACGGCTACGCCGACAACCTCCCCACCTGGTCCACCGACGACAAGGCCGTGGCCACCCGCAAGGCGTCGGAGGCCGTGCTCAACGCCCTCGGCCCGGTGCTGCCCGAGCTGTGGGGCGGCTCGGCCGACCTGGCCGGCAGCAACAACACCACCATCAAGGGCTCGGACTCCTTCGGCCCCACGTCGATCTCCACCGACACCTGGACCGCCCAGCCCTACGGGCGCACCCTGCACTTCGGGGTCCGCGAGCACGCCATGGCGGCGGCGCTCAACGGCATCGCGCTGCACGGGCCCACCCGCCCCTACGGCGGCACCTTCCTGGTGTTCAGCGACTACGAGCGTCCCGCGCTGCGGCTGGCCGCGCTGATGAAGTCGGCCGTGATCCACGTCTGGACGCACGACTCCATCGGCCTCGGCGAGGACGGCCCCACCCACCAGCCGATCGAGCACCTGGCCACGCTGCGGGCCATCCCCGGCTTCAGCGTGGTGCGCCCTGGCGACGCCAACGAGACCGCCGCCGCCTGGAAGGCCGTGCTGGAGCGCCCCGAGGGCCCCGCCGGTCTGGCGCTCACCCGGCAGAACATCCCGATCCTGGCGGGCACCAGCACCGAGGGCGTCGCCCGCGGCGGCTACGTGCTGCAGGACGCCGAGGCGGGCCCGCTGCAGGTGATCCTCATCGGCACCGGCTCCGAGCTGCAGATCGCGGTGGCCACCCGGGAGACCCTGGAGGCACAGGGCATCGGTGCGCGCGTGGTCTCCATGCCCTGCGTGGAGTGGTTCGAGGAGCAGGACGCCGACTACCGGGAGTCCGTGCTCCCCGCCGCGGTCAAGGCCCGCGTGGCGGTGGAGGCGGCCTCGCCGCTGACCTGGTACCGCTACGTCGGGGACGCCGGCGAGATCGTCGGCCTCGACCACTTCGGTGCGTCCGCCGACTACGAGACGCTCTACCGAGAGTTCGGCATCACCGATGAGGCGGTGACGGCTGCCGCGCAGCGGTCCCTCGCCCGAGTGGAGGCATGACAACCATGACAGACGTGAACACCGCAGGCACCAGCCCTGCGACCGAGCAGAACCCGAACCTGGCCGCGCTGTCGGCGGCCGGGGTGAGCGTGTGGCTGGACGACCTCTCCCGGGAGCGGCTGCGCACCGGGAACCTGGCGCAGCTGGTGCAGACCCGCAGCATCGTGGGCGTCACCACCAACCCGACGATCTTCGCCGGGGCGCTGTCCAAGGGCGACGCCTACGACGCCCAGCTGCGTGAGCTGGCCGCCCAGGGCGCTGACCTCGACACCACCGTGCGGGTGCTGACCACCGACGACGTCCGGGAGGCCTGCGACGTCCTGCGCCCGGCGTGGGAGGCCAGCAGCGGCCGCGACGGCCGGGTCTCCATCGAGGTCGACCCCCGCCTGGCGCACGAGACCGACAAGACCGTCGAACAGGCGGTCGAGCTGTGGAAGATCGTCGACCGGCCGAACGCGATGATCAAGATCCCCGCCACCGAGGAGGGGCTGTCGGCCATCACCCAGACCCTGGCCCAGGGAATCAGCGTCAACGTGACCCTGATCTTCTCCGTCGAGCGGCACCGTGCGGTGATCGACGCCTTCCTCGACGGGCTGGAGCAGGCCAGGACGGCCGGGCACGACCTCGCCACCATCGAGAGCGTGGCGTCGTTCTTCGTCTCCCGCGTGGACAGCGAGGTGGACAAGCGCCTGGAGGCCATCGGCACGCCGGAGGCGATGGAGCTGCGCGGCAAGGCTGCCCTGGCCAACGCCCGCCTGGCCTACGGCGCCTTCGAGGAGGTCTTCCAGGTCGGCTCCCGCTGGGCCGAGCTGGCCAAGGAGGGCGCACACCCGCAGCGCCCGCTGTGGGCCTCCACCGGAGTGAAGAACCCCGACTACTCCGACACCATGTACGTCAGCGAGCTCGTGGCGCCGAACACGGTGAACACCATGCCGGAGAAGACCCTGGAGGCCTTCGCCGACCACGGCGTGGTCACCGGCGACACCGTCAGCGACACCTCGGTGGCCGCCCAGGAGGTGTTCGACAGCCTGGAGCGCGTGGGCATCGACATCACCGAGGTCTTCCTCGCGCTGGAGAACGAGGGCGTGGAGAAGTTCATGGGCTCCTGGTCCGAGCTGTCCGAGACCGTGCAGGGCCAGCTGGACAGCGCCGCGAAGGCCTGAGCACGGCTGGTCCACCCGCCCCGAGCAACGAACGTCGAGCGACACCGAGGAGTACCTAGTGGCCCCTTCCGCCGGGTGGACCAACCCGCTGGCCGAGGGCTGGGTCAACCCGCTGCGTGACAGCAGGGACAAGCGGCTGCCGAGGATCGCCGGGCCTTGTGGCCTGGTGATCTTCGGCGTCACCGGTGACCTGGCCCGCAAGAAGCTGATGCCGGCCGTGTACGACCTGGCCAACCGAGGCCTGCTGCCGCCCGGCTTCGCGCTCGTCGGGTTCGCCCGGCGGGAGTGGGCCGACGAGGACTTCGGCAAGGTGGTGCACGACGCGGTGCGCGAGTACGCCCGCACGCCGTTCCGCGAGGACGTCTGGAACGCCCTCGCCGAGGGGTTCCGCTTCGTGCAGGGCAGCTTCGACGACGACGCGGCGTTCGACAGCCTGGCCGCCACCCTCGCCGAGCTCGACCGGGTGCGGGGCACCGGCGGCAACCACGCCTTCTACCTGTCGGTGCCGCCGGCGGCGTTCCCCACCGTCTGCGAGCAGCTGTCCCGCTCGGGCCTGGCCAAGCAGACCGACGGGGAGTGGCGGCGGGTGGTGATCGAGAAGCCCTTCGGCCACGACCTGCAGAGCGCCCGCGAGCTCAACGCGGTGGTCAACGAGGTGTTCCCCGAGGACTCGGTGTTCCGCATCGACCACTACCTCGGCAAGGAGACGGTGCAGAACATCCTGGCGCTGCGCTTCGCCAACCAGCTGTTCGACCCGATCTGGAACGCCCACTACGTCGACCACGTGCAGATCACCATGGCCGAGGACATCGGGCTCGGCGGCCGGGCCGGCTACTACGACGGCATCGGCGCCGCCCGCGACGTCATCCAGAACCACCTCCTGCAGCTGCTGGCGTTCATCGCCATGGAGGAGCCGATCAGCTTCGACCCGCACGAGCTGCAGGCCGAGAAGATCAAGGTGCTCTCCGCCACCCGGCTGGTGCAGCCGCTGGACGACACCACCGCCCGCGGGCAGTACACCGGCGGCTGGCAGGGCGGCCAGCAGGTGGTGGGGCTGCTGGAGGAGGAGGGCTTCGCCAAGGACTCCACCACCGAGACGTTCGCGGCGATCACCGTGGACGTGGACACCCGCCGCTGGGCGGGGGTGCCGTTCTACCTGCGCACCGGCAAGCGGCTGGGCCGGCGGGTCACCGAGATCGCGGTGGTGTTCAAG is from Rhodococcus sp. X156 and encodes:
- the zwf gene encoding glucose-6-phosphate dehydrogenase produces the protein MAPSAGWTNPLAEGWVNPLRDSRDKRLPRIAGPCGLVIFGVTGDLARKKLMPAVYDLANRGLLPPGFALVGFARREWADEDFGKVVHDAVREYARTPFREDVWNALAEGFRFVQGSFDDDAAFDSLAATLAELDRVRGTGGNHAFYLSVPPAAFPTVCEQLSRSGLAKQTDGEWRRVVIEKPFGHDLQSARELNAVVNEVFPEDSVFRIDHYLGKETVQNILALRFANQLFDPIWNAHYVDHVQITMAEDIGLGGRAGYYDGIGAARDVIQNHLLQLLAFIAMEEPISFDPHELQAEKIKVLSATRLVQPLDDTTARGQYTGGWQGGQQVVGLLEEEGFAKDSTTETFAAITVDVDTRRWAGVPFYLRTGKRLGRRVTEIAVVFKRAPHLPFDSTMTEELGQNALVIRVQPDEGITMRFGSKVPGSGMEVRDVSMDFSYGQAFTESSPEAYERLILDVLLGEPSLFPVNAEVELSWKILDPVIRHWAAEGRPEPYVSGTWGPESAHEMMARSGRSWRRP